The Ignavibacteriales bacterium genomic sequence ACGATCGATTGCGCAACGACTTCCGCCTCAGCGAGTTTTCCTCCCCCGGCAAGAGCAACAGCGAGCAACTGTTGTGTTTCCACGACGCCCGCGGATGGAATACCCCCGGCATATTCGAGCGCCCGCCGGAATTCAGCGGCTGCCTTTTCGAATTCCTTCCTTCGCAGATGAACCAACCCGATACCCTGATACGCGACGTAGCTTCCAGCGACCTTCAACGACTTTTCAAATGCGCGTCTGGCACCGTCGTCGTCGCCGGCATTGAGTAGAAGCTGACCCAGCCGAAGAAGCGGCGACGAGTTGAAAGGGGTCACCTTTGCCAGAGCACGATACTCCTCGGCCGCATTCCCGAGATCACCCTGTGATTCATACAGCTCGGCTTCCCTGACGTGGGCTTGCTCCCAGGTCAATTCTCTCAAAAGGCACGACTTTGCAAGCCGCTCGCGATCGGTAGTCGCCTCGAATTTCTGAGCGCTGATTCCACCCTCACGGAACGGCCAGCTGTTTATCAGCACATATAATCGGATGGCGGCCATCACTGAATCAAGCGGAGTCACCCTCACACTCTCCCTGTACTCGTTGTCCTTTTTATCGAGACTCCAGTTCCATCGCTCACGCGGAGCGATAACATTGTTATCGGCCATCCCAGTGAAGAATGCCTTCGCGATGAGAAAGTAGCCGTCGACGTTGAGGTGAACATGCTCAAGGGCCAACCGATTTCCGATGATCCCGTGTTCCGATTGTGCTGATACTAATTGCTCGCATTCAGCGACGGGTATCGAGTGGCGGGCAGCAACCTGATGAATGATGTCGTTGAATTCAGACGGTGCCCGAAAACGGAGTCCGTCATAATCGCGAGCGAGTGCGTACTCTTTTCGTGCTTGTTCATACCGCTGAGTTCTCTCGAGAATTTGTCCAAGCAGGAAGTGCCCCTTCGCCGGAATCGAGTCAACAGCCAGCGCTGCAATGAGGTCGGTTTCAGCTTCCGCATACGCTTCATTCAGCAACGCACTGTCTGCCGATGCGTAACGCCTCTCGAACTCCAACCGCTTCGATGCGTCCAGTCCGGGCGCAACTGTCGAGACGAAAGGTGCCAAGCCACTCAGATTGCTCACCAGCGTCCCAAAAATGACCTTAATGTTGTGGGTTGACGAGACCGTCGCAATTTCTTCAAGATTGGCCCTGAAGTTGTCTCTCGCCGTCGTGTACTCATCTGAACCAAATGCTATCTCACGATTCCTGACCATCCCCTGCATCACAGTAGCTTCGCGGCCGCCAGACCGGTCGGCACTCAGCATCTCCCTGACAGCATTCACACCGTCCCGAAGCAGGCGGAATGTCCTGCTATGTTCCAATGCGAGATATGATTTCACAACCCATCGGCTTTTTCCCAACCGTTCCGTTGAGCTCACGCCAAGCGCGCCGTAGAATTCATTGTGCCCGCAGTAGACAAGCAGTGCATCCGGCTGATAGGCTACGAGTTCCTCAGTGAAGTCTGCGACGGTGTAGCTATTGACGGCCGTAATGCCCAGGTTGATGACTTCGATGTTCTTTTCCGGCCAAAGCGTTTCGAGTCGATCCTTCAGCATGCTGGGGAACGAGCCGTTGAACATGTAGGGATATCCGAGC encodes the following:
- a CDS encoding tetratricopeptide repeat protein, which encodes MANEERNNIRLFRFLLLLLPLVFFGLLEGTLRLFDYGGDLGLFLETRANGRTYYKINPDVTKRYFRTIAVKAMVSNELFEKQKGANTVRVFCLGESSTLGYPYMFNGSFPSMLKDRLETLWPEKNIEVINLGITAVNSYTVADFTEELVAYQPDALLVYCGHNEFYGALGVSSTERLGKSRWVVKSYLALEHSRTFRLLRDGVNAVREMLSADRSGGREATVMQGMVRNREIAFGSDEYTTARDNFRANLEEIATVSSTHNIKVIFGTLVSNLSGLAPFVSTVAPGLDASKRLEFERRYASADSALLNEAYAEAETDLIAALAVDSIPAKGHFLLGQILERTQRYEQARKEYALARDYDGLRFRAPSEFNDIIHQVAARHSIPVAECEQLVSAQSEHGIIGNRLALEHVHLNVDGYFLIAKAFFTGMADNNVIAPRERWNWSLDKKDNEYRESVRVTPLDSVMAAIRLYVLINSWPFREGGISAQKFEATTDRERLAKSCLLRELTWEQAHVREAELYESQGDLGNAAEEYRALAKVTPFNSSPLLRLGQLLLNAGDDDGARRAFEKSLKVAGSYVAYQGIGLVHLRRKEFEKAAAEFRRALEYAGGIPSAGVVETQQLLAVALAGGGKLAEAEVVAQSIVSAHPEQTQAREILERIRMQMRTTTKERP